The following proteins come from a genomic window of Lolium rigidum isolate FL_2022 chromosome 5, APGP_CSIRO_Lrig_0.1, whole genome shotgun sequence:
- the LOC124651357 gene encoding protein TILLER ANGLE CONTROL 1-like isoform X5, which produces MALKVFNWLNRKMHSNVEYCTIDENKTMETEDSVRESVAEQDTEALLLRDVLLNGILAIGTLGHNVNSLCAEACHEQHEFISMDREKVEQEKYEEEKSGDKDDTSAMPPSEPEPAVEPAQMRSSSTNEYNFTCSVKEEILMCEVEVEDVAKIQEQPLLMVEKVEKVRTTLADLFAAETFSSSDTGEKSYQKSVIIAGASASRATLCMDKMHQKKPTKPMPDPLKATRKLSRVMRKMLGKKIHPEQLNGRSNAEGPPLLDA; this is translated from the exons ATGGCCCTAAAG GTGTTCAATTGGCTGAATCGGAAGATGCATTCTAATGTTGAGTACTGCACCATTGATGAAAATAAGA CCATGGAGACAGAAGACTCTGTGCGTGAGAGTGTGGCTGAGCAAGACACTGAAGCCCTGCTGCTTCGTGATGTGCTGCTTAATGGCATACTTGCGATTGGGACTCTTGGCCATAACGTGAACTCCCTGTGCGCTGAGGCCTGTCATGAACAACATGAGTTCATCAGCATGGATAGAGAAAAGGTGGAGCAAGAGAAGTACGAAGAGGAAAAGAGTGGGGATAAAGACGACACATCAGCTATGCCACCAAGTGAGCCGGAACCTGCTGTTGAACCTGCCCAGATGCGTTCATCGTCGACGAACGAGTACAACTTCACATGTTCTGTAAAGGAAGAAATCTTGATGTGTGAAGTTGAAGTGGAGGATGTTGCTAAAATCCAGGAACAACCACTTCTGATGGTAGAGAAGGTGGAGAAAGTGAGAACTACGCTTGCTGATCTATTTGCAGCAGAAACATTCTCATCAAGTGATACAGGGGAGAAAAGTTACCAGAAGTCTGTCATAATTGCTGGGGCATCAGCTTCAAGGGCTACATTATGTATGGATAAGATGCATCAAAAGAAGCCAACAAAGCCAATGCCAGATCCACTGAAGGCTACCAGAAAATTAAGTCGA GTCATGAGGAAGATGTTGGGGAAGAAGATCCACCCAGAGCAGCTCAATGGGCGTAGTAATGCAGAGGGACCTCCACTACTTGATGCCTAA
- the LOC124651357 gene encoding protein TILLER ANGLE CONTROL 1-like isoform X4 — translation MILLMIYVFLWHHQVFNWLNRKMHSNVEYCTIDENKTMETEDSVRESVAEQDTEALLLRDVLLNGILAIGTLGHNVNSLCAEACHEQHEFISMDREKVEQEKYEEEKSGDKDDTSAMPPSEPEPAVEPAQMRSSSTNEYNFTCSVKEEILMCEVEVEDVAKIQEQPLLMVEKVEKVRTTLADLFAAETFSSSDTGEKSYQKSVIIAGASASRATLCMDKMHQKKPTKPMPDPLKATRKLSRVMRKMLGKKIHPEQLNGRSNAEGPPLLDA, via the exons ATGATATTGCTAATGATCTACGTGTTCTTATGGCATCACCAGGTGTTCAATTGGCTGAATCGGAAGATGCATTCTAATGTTGAGTACTGCACCATTGATGAAAATAAGA CCATGGAGACAGAAGACTCTGTGCGTGAGAGTGTGGCTGAGCAAGACACTGAAGCCCTGCTGCTTCGTGATGTGCTGCTTAATGGCATACTTGCGATTGGGACTCTTGGCCATAACGTGAACTCCCTGTGCGCTGAGGCCTGTCATGAACAACATGAGTTCATCAGCATGGATAGAGAAAAGGTGGAGCAAGAGAAGTACGAAGAGGAAAAGAGTGGGGATAAAGACGACACATCAGCTATGCCACCAAGTGAGCCGGAACCTGCTGTTGAACCTGCCCAGATGCGTTCATCGTCGACGAACGAGTACAACTTCACATGTTCTGTAAAGGAAGAAATCTTGATGTGTGAAGTTGAAGTGGAGGATGTTGCTAAAATCCAGGAACAACCACTTCTGATGGTAGAGAAGGTGGAGAAAGTGAGAACTACGCTTGCTGATCTATTTGCAGCAGAAACATTCTCATCAAGTGATACAGGGGAGAAAAGTTACCAGAAGTCTGTCATAATTGCTGGGGCATCAGCTTCAAGGGCTACATTATGTATGGATAAGATGCATCAAAAGAAGCCAACAAAGCCAATGCCAGATCCACTGAAGGCTACCAGAAAATTAAGTCGA GTCATGAGGAAGATGTTGGGGAAGAAGATCCACCCAGAGCAGCTCAATGGGCGTAGTAATGCAGAGGGACCTCCACTACTTGATGCCTAA
- the LOC124651357 gene encoding protein TILLER ANGLE CONTROL 1-like isoform X2, translating to MNRHTDKVFNWLNRKMHSNVEYCTIDENKTMETEDSVRESVAEQDTEALLLRDVLLNGILAIGTLGHNVNSLCAEACHEQHEFISMDREKVEQEKYEEEKSGDKDDTSAMPPSEPEPAVEPAQMRSSSTNEYNFTCSVKEEILMCEVEVEDVAKIQEQPLLMVEKVEKVRTTLADLFAAETFSSSDTGEKSYQKSVIIAGASASRATLCMDKMHQKKPTKPMPDPLKATRKLSRVWLSSSLSYTCCKYPHFMEALTSVSLLPRLTFFPFYPNYQHYCTPICIISSSTDISQYSNESATRKFKLAVLHCLLLSYKWFKFTTLLHGQCFICCPFLLPESILIIDNH from the exons ATGAACCGTCATACGGACAAG GTGTTCAATTGGCTGAATCGGAAGATGCATTCTAATGTTGAGTACTGCACCATTGATGAAAATAAGA CCATGGAGACAGAAGACTCTGTGCGTGAGAGTGTGGCTGAGCAAGACACTGAAGCCCTGCTGCTTCGTGATGTGCTGCTTAATGGCATACTTGCGATTGGGACTCTTGGCCATAACGTGAACTCCCTGTGCGCTGAGGCCTGTCATGAACAACATGAGTTCATCAGCATGGATAGAGAAAAGGTGGAGCAAGAGAAGTACGAAGAGGAAAAGAGTGGGGATAAAGACGACACATCAGCTATGCCACCAAGTGAGCCGGAACCTGCTGTTGAACCTGCCCAGATGCGTTCATCGTCGACGAACGAGTACAACTTCACATGTTCTGTAAAGGAAGAAATCTTGATGTGTGAAGTTGAAGTGGAGGATGTTGCTAAAATCCAGGAACAACCACTTCTGATGGTAGAGAAGGTGGAGAAAGTGAGAACTACGCTTGCTGATCTATTTGCAGCAGAAACATTCTCATCAAGTGATACAGGGGAGAAAAGTTACCAGAAGTCTGTCATAATTGCTGGGGCATCAGCTTCAAGGGCTACATTATGTATGGATAAGATGCATCAAAAGAAGCCAACAAAGCCAATGCCAGATCCACTGAAGGCTACCAGAAAATTAAGTCGAGTATGGCTTTCTTCGTCCCTATCTTATACCTGTTGCAAGTATCCTCATTTTATGGAAGCATTGACTTCAGTTTCTCTGCTGCCACGACTAACATTCTTTCCTTTTTACCCAAACTACCAACACTACTGTACACCAATTTGCATTATTTCAAGTTCAACAGACATCAGTCAGTACTCAAATGAGTCTGCAACCCGCAAATTTAAGCTTGCCGTGTTACACTGTTTGTTACTAAGCTACAAATGGTTCAAATTCACCACTTTACTGCATGGGCAGTGTTTTATTTGTTGCCCATTTCTTTTACCGGAGAGTATCTTGATAATAGACAATCACTAA
- the LOC124651357 gene encoding protein TILLER ANGLE CONTROL 1-like isoform X3: MALKVFNWLNRKMHSNVEYCTIDENKTMETEDSVRESVAEQDTEALLLRDVLLNGILAIGTLGHNVNSLCAEACHEQHEFISMDREKVEQEKYEEEKSGDKDDTSAMPPSEPEPAVEPAQMRSSSTNEYNFTCSVKEEILMCEVEVEDVAKIQEQPLLMVEKVEKVRTTLADLFAAETFSSSDTGEKSYQKSVIIAGASASRATLCMDKMHQKKPTKPMPDPLKATRKLSRVWLSSSLSYTCCKYPHFMEALTSVSLLPRLTFFPFYPNYQHYCTPICIISSSTDISQYSNESATRKFKLAVLHCLLLSYKWFKFTTLLHGQCFICCPFLLPESILIIDNH, from the exons ATGGCCCTAAAG GTGTTCAATTGGCTGAATCGGAAGATGCATTCTAATGTTGAGTACTGCACCATTGATGAAAATAAGA CCATGGAGACAGAAGACTCTGTGCGTGAGAGTGTGGCTGAGCAAGACACTGAAGCCCTGCTGCTTCGTGATGTGCTGCTTAATGGCATACTTGCGATTGGGACTCTTGGCCATAACGTGAACTCCCTGTGCGCTGAGGCCTGTCATGAACAACATGAGTTCATCAGCATGGATAGAGAAAAGGTGGAGCAAGAGAAGTACGAAGAGGAAAAGAGTGGGGATAAAGACGACACATCAGCTATGCCACCAAGTGAGCCGGAACCTGCTGTTGAACCTGCCCAGATGCGTTCATCGTCGACGAACGAGTACAACTTCACATGTTCTGTAAAGGAAGAAATCTTGATGTGTGAAGTTGAAGTGGAGGATGTTGCTAAAATCCAGGAACAACCACTTCTGATGGTAGAGAAGGTGGAGAAAGTGAGAACTACGCTTGCTGATCTATTTGCAGCAGAAACATTCTCATCAAGTGATACAGGGGAGAAAAGTTACCAGAAGTCTGTCATAATTGCTGGGGCATCAGCTTCAAGGGCTACATTATGTATGGATAAGATGCATCAAAAGAAGCCAACAAAGCCAATGCCAGATCCACTGAAGGCTACCAGAAAATTAAGTCGAGTATGGCTTTCTTCGTCCCTATCTTATACCTGTTGCAAGTATCCTCATTTTATGGAAGCATTGACTTCAGTTTCTCTGCTGCCACGACTAACATTCTTTCCTTTTTACCCAAACTACCAACACTACTGTACACCAATTTGCATTATTTCAAGTTCAACAGACATCAGTCAGTACTCAAATGAGTCTGCAACCCGCAAATTTAAGCTTGCCGTGTTACACTGTTTGTTACTAAGCTACAAATGGTTCAAATTCACCACTTTACTGCATGGGCAGTGTTTTATTTGTTGCCCATTTCTTTTACCGGAGAGTATCTTGATAATAGACAATCACTAA
- the LOC124651357 gene encoding protein TILLER ANGLE CONTROL 1-like isoform X1, which translates to MILLMIYVFLWHHQVFNWLNRKMHSNVEYCTIDENKTMETEDSVRESVAEQDTEALLLRDVLLNGILAIGTLGHNVNSLCAEACHEQHEFISMDREKVEQEKYEEEKSGDKDDTSAMPPSEPEPAVEPAQMRSSSTNEYNFTCSVKEEILMCEVEVEDVAKIQEQPLLMVEKVEKVRTTLADLFAAETFSSSDTGEKSYQKSVIIAGASASRATLCMDKMHQKKPTKPMPDPLKATRKLSRVWLSSSLSYTCCKYPHFMEALTSVSLLPRLTFFPFYPNYQHYCTPICIISSSTDISQYSNESATRKFKLAVLHCLLLSYKWFKFTTLLHGQCFICCPFLLPESILIIDNH; encoded by the exons ATGATATTGCTAATGATCTACGTGTTCTTATGGCATCACCAGGTGTTCAATTGGCTGAATCGGAAGATGCATTCTAATGTTGAGTACTGCACCATTGATGAAAATAAGA CCATGGAGACAGAAGACTCTGTGCGTGAGAGTGTGGCTGAGCAAGACACTGAAGCCCTGCTGCTTCGTGATGTGCTGCTTAATGGCATACTTGCGATTGGGACTCTTGGCCATAACGTGAACTCCCTGTGCGCTGAGGCCTGTCATGAACAACATGAGTTCATCAGCATGGATAGAGAAAAGGTGGAGCAAGAGAAGTACGAAGAGGAAAAGAGTGGGGATAAAGACGACACATCAGCTATGCCACCAAGTGAGCCGGAACCTGCTGTTGAACCTGCCCAGATGCGTTCATCGTCGACGAACGAGTACAACTTCACATGTTCTGTAAAGGAAGAAATCTTGATGTGTGAAGTTGAAGTGGAGGATGTTGCTAAAATCCAGGAACAACCACTTCTGATGGTAGAGAAGGTGGAGAAAGTGAGAACTACGCTTGCTGATCTATTTGCAGCAGAAACATTCTCATCAAGTGATACAGGGGAGAAAAGTTACCAGAAGTCTGTCATAATTGCTGGGGCATCAGCTTCAAGGGCTACATTATGTATGGATAAGATGCATCAAAAGAAGCCAACAAAGCCAATGCCAGATCCACTGAAGGCTACCAGAAAATTAAGTCGAGTATGGCTTTCTTCGTCCCTATCTTATACCTGTTGCAAGTATCCTCATTTTATGGAAGCATTGACTTCAGTTTCTCTGCTGCCACGACTAACATTCTTTCCTTTTTACCCAAACTACCAACACTACTGTACACCAATTTGCATTATTTCAAGTTCAACAGACATCAGTCAGTACTCAAATGAGTCTGCAACCCGCAAATTTAAGCTTGCCGTGTTACACTGTTTGTTACTAAGCTACAAATGGTTCAAATTCACCACTTTACTGCATGGGCAGTGTTTTATTTGTTGCCCATTTCTTTTACCGGAGAGTATCTTGATAATAGACAATCACTAA
- the LOC124651359 gene encoding uncharacterized protein LOC124651359, with protein MQQAALLLRPLLPASPPLAAPRRRRRVGYRGVRGRCAPGEGAEWLSSAVGEKVDELLRREENRALLDGVEAAERRVELARAALADIERQEAEARLASDELRLLQKRRDEIVESQRELQQAREMINEAQLSLTSSLEDRGFWDTSSGEDIDKNSERLESVKAAAISSIIGVLASLPISSYEVQSLPQLFIRSSVVLISCALFGVTFRYAVRRDLDNIQLKTGAAAAFAVVRGLALLESGRPFELSTDALLSLALDGAVSVVGSIFIFLPSAIALDYCFKMRFLSPFPTRKQ; from the exons ATGCAGCAAgctgcgctcctcctccgccctctcctTCCCGCCAGTCCTCCCCTCGCCGCCCCGCGACGCCGCCGTCGCGTCGGCTACCGAGGCGTCCGCGGGAGATGCGCCCCCGGTGAGGGCGCGGAGTGGCTGAGCTCGGCGGTGGGGGAGAAGGTGGACGAGCTGCTGCGGCGCGAGGAGAACCGGGCGCTGCTGGACGGCGTCGAGGCCGCCGAGCGCCGCGTGGAGCTCGCCCGCGCCGCGCTCGCGGACATCGAGCGCCAGGAGGCCGAAGCCCGCCTCGCCAGCGACGAGCTCCGCCTCCTCCAGAAGCGCCGGGACGAG ATTGTAGAGTCCCAGCGGGAATTGCAGCAGGCAAGAGAAATGATTAATGAGGCACAACTTTCTTTGACTTCTAGTCTTGAGGATCGAGGCTTTTGGGATACTTCAAGTGGAGAAGATATCGACAAAAATAGCGAGAGACTTGAGTCTGTAAAAGCTGCAGCAATTTCCTCTATAATCGGTGTTCTGGCTAGTTTGCCCATATCTTCCTATGAAGTCCAGAGTTTACCCCAGCTGTTTATTCGATCATCGGTTGTTCTCATAAGTTGTGCGTTGTTTGGAGTCACATTCCGGTATGCAGTTAGGAGGGATCTGGATAATATCCAACTTAAAACGGGAGCTGCTGCTGCATTTGCTGTTGTTAGAG GTCTTGCTTTGCTGGAATCAGGGAGGCCCTTCGAGCTGAGCACTGATGCCTTATTGTCACTAGCTCTTGATGGTGCAGTTAGTGTGGTTGGGAGCATTTTCATATTTCTGCCTTCTGCTATTGCACTGGACTATTGTTTTAAGATGAGATTTTTGAGTCCATTCCCTACAAGAAAACAATAG